GGACAGAACAGGCCCCTTCCCTCCGCTCCAGTGCGGGTTCCCCTCAAGCTAAAAGGGGGACACAGCTTGGACCCCTTGCTtcctgtgggcagcccccagaaAGCCCAGGCAGGCCCAGGAGGCAGCCCAACCCTGTGCGTGATTGCTCAGAGGGCGTCCCCAAATCAGAGTGGTTTTCAAATGGCTCCCTGGGGCACTATGAGCAGCCCAGCCCAGGACACAGGCTCACAGGGAGAGGAGGAGCCAGGGGACCTCAGACCACAGGCAAAAGCCTCTCAATGGGGGTTAAACTGAGAGATGGCCCGGGCAAGGGGGCCCCGTGGGCTCATCTCTGCCCTGATGCCCCATGCgtcctcctgccttccctccatCTGCTTTCGAGCCCAGCTCCCTCCCTTACTGGGGCGCCAGACACACTGGATCAGTCAGCCCAGGGACCTCGCTCGGGCTTGATTTCCTCTGTAAGACCTTGAGGGTGAGGGCTTCATCTTTCCAGGCTCTGTAACTCAGTCCAGCAGGACCGTGGAAGTGCTTTTCAATGGGTCTTTTGTTAAGTCTGGACTCACATGGAAGCAAGTGTGTGGCCCTTTTGTCCTCTCTAAACCTTGGGAACTTCCAGGGCACAGAGGGACTGTGGAAGGCATGCCCGTTCCCACCCTTTCTCCAGTTCACACACAGAAAAAAGGAGCCCGAGGGAGGAGGGCCTCGGGCGGCTGAGGACAGAGGAGCAGGTGCTGTGCGGGACACCAGATCCTTGGGGCAGCTGGGGGGCGGTGTGGTGCCTGCCCCCTGGGGCTCGGACCCAGTCACAGGCCAGGGAGGCGTGTGGCTTGCTCACAGCCCTGTCTTGTAGAAGTGGAGGTGGGAGACGGGAGCTCAGGCCCTTCCCACCAGGTTCTTGGCAGGACCCGTAAGTGCCACTCGTGAGAGAAACCAAGGGGCCTGCCTCTCCCTTGGGCACCATCTCTGTCCAGCATACCTGCTCTGCTGCGGTGGCCCACCAGGACTAGAAGGACTCACGGGCGCCCAACCAGGACTGGAAAGAGGGCAACTACACGGCTGTGGCTCCTACAGCCCCAGGGCCCCGAGGCAGGGCGGGAAGGGCGTGGGGAGGCCCCAGATCCCAGAGTCTAGGCAGGGCGAAGGGCCAGCAGCCTAGGGTCCGTGCCTCTCGAGCAGGGCTGGCTTCATGGGCATGTGACCCTGCATCCCTCCTGAGCCTGCTAACCACGTTTGAGGGGGCCCTGCAATGCTGGTCCAGGCTGCCGCGGGCCCCTGCTGGACGCCTCTGGAGCCCCTGTATCCGGCTGGTGGGCGCCAGCCGTCTGGCCCTGCAGGAGCTCATGTTTGTTCTCCTGCCCATTCGTTGTCTGCCTCCAGCTTCATGGAATCGCACCCTGTGCATGTGCAGATCAGTATTCAGCCAAAGTTCCAGAACTTTCTGTGCATCCCTCTTTCCTCTCTGGTCACAAACCTGCCGCATCAGCTTTCCTGAGCTCCGGTCTCTGCCACCTCAGTGCagagagacagctgtgctttctcttcctccctgtctgtctcctcctccctgtctgtccctctgtctccctctctgctgTGTAACTGGACGATCATTTGTCCAGCCAGGTCTCACTCTGGTTCTCCTTTAACGGGGAGCCCTGCCCCGCCCCTGGTGTCCCCCACTCTCCTGCCGCCGGGTTCTCTCAGTGGGAACTCCATGAAGGGGGACACATGGCCTCCTGGGTCAGAAGGCAGAGCTGGGGACCCAGTGACCCCCGTGTCTGTCCAGCAGACCAACACCTGGGGGTGGGGCTCTTCTCaggagggaatttttttttaatgaaacccATTGGCTTTTCCTGTCCACACAGATCTGGAAAAACCTGCCACACCTGAAGGCGGTGGTGGTGTACCGAGAGCCTCCTGCAGAGAAAATGGCCAACGTGTACACGGTAGGAGGGGGCCGGGGTGTCAGGTGGGCCTGCCCGGCCCACCCGGCTGACTGAGACAGCCCGCCCCCTCCTGCCTGGCTGCAGATGGAGCAGCTCCTGGGCCTAGGGAGCCTGGTGCCTGAGGAGGCCCTGGACACTGTCATCGATGCCCAGCAGCCCAACCAGCGCTGTGTCCTCATCTACACGTCAGGCACCACCGGGCCCCCCAAGGGCGTGATGCTGAGTCAGGACAATGTAGGACAGGGGCCCAGACGGGGGTCTGAGGGTGGGTCTGGGCAGTGATCCTGCCCCTGCAGCACCAAGTTATCTGTGGTCCAGACTGGGTCCAgcagagggaagggggtgggaggggaggaaggcctgTCCTTGGGGGCCTCCTGCAGAGATGCCCAGGAGGGCAAAACTGTGGGTCCCCAAGAAGCAGCCCAAGCCCCCAGGGTGGCCTCAGAGCAGGCCCTTCCCAAGTTGCTCCTGGACACTGCTGGCCGGCTGCCATCCTCCAGATCACATGGACAGCACGGTATGGCAGCCAGGCCGGGGGCATCCAGCCTGCGGAGGTGCAACAGGAGGTGGTGGTCAGCTACCTGCCCCTCAGCCATATTGCCGCCCAGATTTATGACCTGTGGACCGGCATCCAGTGGGGAGCCCACGTCTGCTTTGCTGAGCCAAATGCGCTGAAGGTGAGAGTGTCTGCCTGCCTGTGGGGGCGGCGCCAGCGTCCGCACGGCTTGTGGGTGCACCCAGTCCTTGGCACTCACACACCAGAAGTCTAGCTCAGCCCGGCTCACATGGCACCAAGGGAAACAGACAGTGTTATGGAAAGGGAAGTGGCATCTGGCTGCTTCGCAGGGTCCACAGTGCCACCCAGCACAGGCCATCTCCAGTGCAAGGCCACAAGAGGGTCATAGAGGGCCATGGCCCTGCCCTCACCCCAAAACCATGATGCTTTGGGTCCCCAAGGAGAACTTACCAAAGCCCCTGGCAGATGTCCCCCAGCCCGCGTCCCACTGGCCCAGCAGTGCCACATGTCTGCTCCTAAACCAGTCCCTGTTAGGGGTGTGGCCTGTCACATTCCAGTTAGACTGGGAGAGTCAGTGTCCCCAGGGCTGGATGGACTGAGGTGTTTCTGAAGCATCTGGCCATCTGATGACATCAGAGTTCTGTTAGCAAAGGACAGCGAGGGATGGCTGTTGAGTCACAGCCAATAGTATGTGACACACACATGCGTGTGGATGCCCGTGATGTGTGTGTGCCTCTGGCAACAGGGGCCTCATGGATGCTGGCTGGCCCTGAACTGGGGTGTCACTCTCTGCGATGAATAGGGGAGTCTCATCAGCACACTGCGGGAGGTGGAGCCCACATCCCATCTGGGGGTGCCTCGCGTCTGGGAGAAGATCATGGAGGGGATCCAGGAGGTGGTGGCTCAGTCTGGCTTCATCCGGCGCAAGATGCTGCTGTGGGCCATGTCAGTGACTTTGCAGCACAACCTCACCAGCCTGGGCAGGTGTGGAGGCTGGGGGGCAGAAGGCCGTggggggcagcaggggtgggTCATAACCCCAGTGTGCAACCAAGGATCTGATTGGCCAGGGCTGGCCTGGCCCCACTGGCTTGTCGTTTGGGGCACCTGTGCAGGGCCCTGTCAGTGCCGGGCTTGAGCCCCTGCGCTCCTCCCAGAACCCACAGACACAGTCACCCCACTTCTGGGTCCTGACCAGGACTGGCCTGCTGCCCCTGAGGTGGCTCTCCTCTCCCAGGGAGCAGCTCCTGACACAGTGCCCTGACCTTAGCAGGTGGCTAGAAAAAGAGCCTCCGTGACAGAGCTCCTCCAGCCTCTCTGCACCCAAGCCACCGCCCCAGGCCCCACAGCCTTCTGATTGCTCCTTGAATCCCCGCGTGATGGCATACATCCAGCCTGCTCCCTCTAGAACACTTTCCATTACTAGCACGTCCATGAAAGTGTATCATGGCTCAAGAGACGTGTACATGCGTGTCTGTGCACCTAGAGCTTCCTCTGCACAGTCATGAGAAGGGAACATTCATGAACAACCCATTCGTGGGCTTCCATGGGGTCACTCACGTCTCACATACACAGATAACGAGTCTGCGTGTGCGTCACTGTGCTGTCTGTGCCCGTTCACAGCTGGACCTGTTGGTCCGACTTCCTGGCTCAGGACACACTTGCACACggccacacgcacacacaccttTCACAGGCGGGCCAGTTCCACAGCGATGTGGCAGGTTGGCCCCAGCAGCCAGACCAGAGAACTGGAGCAGGGAAGCCAGTGTGTGGCCCGGCCTGACCCTTTCATCCAGGCTTGTGCTTCCTTCTGTGGACCGCTCTCCTCTCCCACCAGCGACCTGAAGCCCTTCACGGCCAGACTGGCTGATTTCCTGGTGCTGGCCAAGGTCCGCCAGGCGCTGGGCTTGGCCAGGTGTCAGAAGCCCTTCTATGGAGCGGCCCCCATGTCCGTGGAGACCCAGCACTTCTTCCTGGGCCTCAATATCCGCTTGTATGCGGGTTACGGCCTCAGTGAGACCTCAGGGCCCCACTTTATGTCCAGCCCCTGCAACTACCGGCTCTGCAGGTATGGCCCAGCTTGGGCGTTCGCATGTTCTGAACGCCCCACGGGGCCCCCTTGATGATCAGGTCCCCGAGCACCAGCAGTTTCATCTCAGCCAGGCCTCAGTCCCATGCGGGTGGCCTCTGCCAGTGTCACATGGGCCTGTGGCTGGAAGCAGCCTCCCAGCCAGGGCCGCCACCAGGGCTGATGGAGGAAATTCCCTGTGTGAGGGAGGCCTGTGTGAGGGTCCCAGCGCCACTGATGGCCCAGGCTCCGCTTGGGGTGGGAGCCAGGGGACAGGGCCAGCCCTCCAGTGGGCAGGGGGCAGTCAGATCTGGGCAAGCTGAAGGGTCAGTGGCTTCTAAACACCCCCCCACACCCACCAGTGCTCAAGTCGCCCATGGACCTTGCTGACCCAGTCATTCACTGAACACCTTCCACAGGCCCTGCcgccttttaaaatacaaaaggccctgggccctcccctccctggtAGACACTGAGAGGCTGGGGTCCCGGGGATCATGGTGGGCCTGGTCTGGCCTGGAGTAACCCTACCTCTGAGCAGGCCCCCTCCACTCACACCAGCTCGGGCAAGGTGATGCCAGGCTGCCGTGCGAAGCTGGCGGACCCAGACGCAGGCGGTGTGGGCGAGATCTGCCTATGGGGCCGCAACATCTTCATGGGCTACCTGAACATGGAGGCTGAGACCAGGGAGGCCATCGATGACCAGGGCTGGCTGCGCACTGGTGACACAGGGCGCCTGGATGCCGAGGGCTTCCTCTACGTCACCGGGCGCATCAAAGGTGAGTGACAGAGAGGGGGCTGGCCCTGCCCACTGCTTGCGAGGAAGCACAGCACCTCCATAGCATCCCTTTACCCACTGCTATCTCCCGACTCACCTCTGAGAACACCCAGAGAGggtgagtaacttgcccaaggcccccCAGCTAGTAAATGGTGGAGGTGGGATTCAAACTCCAGAGAAACAAGGTGAGGCTTTCCAGAAGATTCGAGGGCATAAGTATTATGCATTTTTATATGCAAACACGGTAGAGTCTTTTATGTAGAGTAGAACACAAATtagatataaaatttaaaataaaatttgagactTGAAAGAAGTCTCCCAAGAAGAACTTGGCTGTCCCGGGGAAGCTGGGGACTCCTCCATGAACGGGCGCTTTCCTTATGTTGCCCAAGTGGATGTAATGCCCAAAGCACCCATGTAGGAGTCCCGGGGCACCAAAGCTCAGTGAGCAGGTGAAGAACTTTCTGGAGATCATGTAGGCAGGTGTGTGGAGCCCAGGTTCTGCTGGCCAGAGAGGGTCAGCTCTCCGGGCAGAGCCTGGCACACTTGGCCTGAGCCTTGGAGGGACAGGATATGCAGCCCGGTGGGCCCTGGATGTGCCCAAAGCTCCGCCAGGGTCCCCTGGGTGCAGCAGGGGAGGGGACCCACGGCCCAGCGTGGGGAGGGTCAcagccagaaaaagaattcaactaGAGTCgaaccttcttttaaaaatagtatagtatctccctgtatggccccggaagatgactggttagccagagacgggtaagattcctcaagggaggaacaacctaagacaggcacagtcgcaggggggccatcaggtgagaaattggggatcaacagtggtgaagcttagaacctcaccccccctgttttgagagaaatcttctgcatccgtggatgttttaatgcccttgtctagcttggattaacacatagtctacaggcacacacctgatcatctacaattgctctcttacaacactaaactgttttctacctttccttgcatctacctaccacttcagcattttattaaaaataaaaataataataataataaagggagaaatgtgggatccacatataaatcaagtataaaaatcaaatgaatattcatagttgacctgattgtttatagttcataatgcgtgatcaaaactgaaagtttctgtgatgactgcccttgtactgttcaccatgtaagaactcattcactatgtaagaatttgttcaccatgtaagaacttgttcgttatgctttagaagattggagactgacaagaatcaggcttgagatggattaatgattgtgcattgagcattgactcccctatacagaattttattgttgttaacaaccatttgatcaataaatatgagatgccctctcaaaaaataaataaataaataaaaataaaaatagtatagtGAGACACAGGGGCCCAGATACCTTTCTCCACATAAGTATCTGATGGACCCATCGCTTCTGGAAAAGCCTGtcctctccccactgccctgcAGCGCCACCCTTGGCATAACTCAAGTGACTGCATATAAGAAGTCTGATTGTGGGCTTTCTGTCCTGTTCCATGGCTCTAGCTGCCTATCCTTGCACCAATACCCCAGTGTCTTAATTTCGGATCTTTATAATAGGGCTTGATATCTGGTTGTGTGGATCCCACAGCCTCCTTGGCTTTAAGACAAACGTGGCTAGAATCATACTGtcaatttcctcaaaaaaactggTCAAGATTTTTATGTTGATTTCATCTATGGATTAATTTGATGACAATGTACATCTGTACAACATGGAGTCTTCCAATCTataaacatgaaatataaatatagtatatattactCAACTCCATAAAAGATAGATTTTAAAAGATCAACTAGATCATTTTTCTGGGAAAATGTAACTTTTACAAAAAAGATAGTTATGTTTAAACAGACTAATTTCCATAGAACTAATAAAGTCCTCCCtgctacatacacacacacacacacacacacacacacacacacacacacagcactagTCCCAGCAGTTTCACTGAAGAATTCCAATGATACTTAAATTATTTCAGagcataaaaaaagaaggaaaacttcaAACTTTTAATGAAATGAGTATAACATCGATACCAAGATccgaaaaagaaaaccacagatcaATCACTTTTATGAGTATATATGCTAAAGTCCTAataaaaatgttagcaaataGTACCCAGAAGCATGTTTAAAAATTACGTagcatgactaagtgggattatcccaggaatgcaaggatatattatataattaatcATATTAATAGATCTAAGGAAAAATTTTAAGGTCATCTCCATAAATagtgaaaaggcatttgacaaaaattaatGCCCACTGATAGAAAAAAGCATGCAGTAAAAGTAGAAATGGTTGAAGACttccttaacataataaaaagtCAGCATCAGTCACTCAGTCCCTCTAGAGCAAGGACAAGGGTGCCCACTGTCACCACTATTATTTGGCAGTATTTAAGCATCCAGCCAATATaaccagacaaagaaagaaatttgaGTTATAAATATTAGAAGTTAGTTATCATCATTTAGGTACAGTAAAATCACATATTTAGAAAAACCAAGAGAATTTTGTATAGAATTGATAGCTTCCAATTGTACAAATAACGACTTTAAAAGgtataatagaagaaaataatccatttacaatagcaataaaaaggataaaatatttaaagaactgaaatcttgttactagaagaaaatatgagaaatccTTTATAACACTGGAATTAAGGATGTTCTTTCTAACTCTGACTCAAAAATGAGGAGCCATAACaagtgaattaatgaattaatgaaatttactacattaaaaacaaaacaaaaacttctatGTAATCAAATCAGCATAagtgaagacaaatgacaaagctaggaaaaatatttgcaactcgtATTGATCAGGGTCATGAGAAGAAACAGATTAAATGGTATAGCCCTCCATTCActtaagtcttctttaatttctctttatagtgttttgtagtttttgcaCATCTTTCTTAGATTCACtccttagtattttattttttgatgctgttgtaaatcgtgtcatttaaaatttttcgtTTTTTGTATGCTTGTTGTTGATATACAGAAATGCAATTGCTTTTTGAATACTGGCCTTGTATCAAATGACCTTGAAGAGTTTGCATATTAATTCTAGGAGTTTCTAtgttctttcacatttttaatggACACAATcagatcattttaaaataatgagttttagttcttcctttccattccttatgaatttttttcttgacttaTCACACTGGTTAGGACCTCAGAACAGTGGTGAAAGGAAGTGGTGACAGTGGTCATcttattttgttcctttcctagggggaaagctttcagtattttatcATTAAGTATGTTTTATGCGGAATTCTTGTAGATGGTCTTTATCAGATTAAGGAAGTTCCTTTCTATACCTAGcttgctgagggtttttatcatttACTAATAGTAAGAGGTGCTGGTAAGAATGGAGGAGGGTGAAAATCAGGTAGCAATGAGGTATTTGTGAGAGGCAGGATTCCAACTCAGAGTCCGTCTTTCCTCTCTACCCGCTCTGCTGCCCCAGACAGATCCTGACTGTCTGGACTCTTGCCATGGCTTCCTCTCTGGCCAGCTCAGCCCCTTAACAACCACTCTCCACCCCGGCCACCAGAGTGTCCTGAAACTTTGACCCCCAACCATTCAGTGGTTCCCACCTGTCCAGGCAGCTCCTTAGCCGGCACTCGAGGCCTCTGTGGCCGGCCCCGCTCCGTCTCCAGTCTTTGCCTCCCTGTCCTGCCTGCAGCCCCCTAAAGGTCCGGTGCTTCTTCCCAGCTGCACCCACTGCCTGTCAAACCCAATTCATACTTAACACGCAGTGGGGCCAGGTGTCTCCCTGGTCACCCTTGACCTCCACATCCCCCTGCCCACAGGCCCACTGCACTGAGCTCCTTGTAGAGAGGGCCTCCCATTCTAGTCTGTGTCTGATGTCAACACAGGGCCTGTGCACAGAATGTGACCAACCCACCTTTGCTGAATTGGATAGAATTGGGAGATAGGTGTAATCTAGCTAGAATCAAAgtgtatttattaaatgcctatttATTACCACAAGCCTGAGGGTAAGCCATCATTCAGGCTGGTGCACTGAGTGCCCAGCACCTGGCCATGCAcacagacactcaataaatatttgaatgaaaggAAACACCAATGGGTGAGTAGATGGACGCCATGAGAAAAGCCCATGAGAGTTCATGCAGACCGGAAGTACTGAGGAGGCTCCTGAGGAGCAAAGCAGCCGAGCTGATGGTTCTGGAAGCACAGTCGGCTGGCAGATGGAGAGACGGGGAGAGGGCGTTACAGTGGGAGGTACAGGCAAGGTGAGGGGCCCACAGCAGGGCAGGCAAGAACACTGGCTCTGGAACTACAGCACACCGAAGTTGCAGCTCTGCCGTGTGACCCTGAACAAGCTACTTAAcctcctctctgtgcctcggtttcctcatatgtaaagtgAGAAAAACACTTGCTTGTCTATAGGCCTATTATGAGGAGTAAGGGAATTACTGTGGGCACAGCACTAACACGGCGCCTGGCACCTGGTGAGTGCCATCTGGAGGATGGGGTACATAAAGGCCGGCAGGACACGGGCTCAAGGGGAAGGCCTGTTGAGGGCTGAGTCTGGCAGAAGGGGACGGCAGATGAGATGCCTCAGCGGGCAGTCTGGGGTGGTGAGCAGAGTGGGAGCCCTGGCCGAGCTTTGTCCTCTGACCGCCACGCCCCCCACCTGGCGGGAGGACCTTCCGAGGACATGGTGCTCCTTCTTGGCTGCTAGACAGGGGCCTTCTCTGGGCCTGCCCAGTGTCTGTCGGTGCTGCCTGCTGCTCCGGTCCCTGGAATAACGCCCGTGGGGGGCCTGGCCTTGCCTCTCCAGAACTAATCATCACGGCTGGTGGGGAGAACGTGCCCCCAGTGCCCCTTGAGGAGGCAGTGAAGAGGGAGCTGCCCATCATCAGCAATGCCATGCTGCTTGGGGACCAGCGGAAGTTCCTGGCCATGCTACTCACCCTGAAGGTATGTGGGGGGCCCAGCCCTGCAGGAGCCACCATGGGTGGGCTGTGTGCAGGTCCAGCCCAAGCAAAAGCCACATTCAACGCAGACGTGTGGACCTGTCCTTGTTCTGGAACGACTGGTCAGTGCCGCCTGCACTGAAGGGCAGCTGTAGACACGGAAATGCCTGGCCCTGTGGTCAGCCCGTAACATGCTGCTGACGTCCCTGTAGTCAGTTTGCAAAGTGCTGCTGCCC
This genomic interval from Manis javanica isolate MJ-LG chromosome 18, MJ_LKY, whole genome shotgun sequence contains the following:
- the ACSBG1 gene encoding long-chain-fatty-acid--CoA ligase ACSBG1 isoform X3 is translated as MLEALLLRSASSILRTVLLSRLPPFGPRCVRKLSLNLPCQQGVRPDVRSSSLTAGQALPKGRLSHALKPSSAEKAKDGQADSPEEALWTTRADGRVRLRIDPSCPDPPHTVHQMFCETLGKYGDLSALGFKRQGSWENISYSQYYQLSRKAAKGFLKLGLEQTHSVAILGFNSPEWFFSAVGTVFAGGTVTGIYTTSSPEACQYIAHNSHADIIVVDTQEQLGKILKIWKNLPHLKAVVVYREPPAEKMANVYTMEQLLGLGSLVPEEALDTVIDAQQPNQRCVLIYTSGTTGPPKGVMLSQDNITWTARYGSQAGGIQPAEVQQEVVVSYLPLSHIAAQIYDLWTGIQWGAHVCFAEPNALKGSLISTLREVEPTSHLGVPRVWEKIMEGIQEVVAQSGFIRRKMLLWAMSVTLQHNLTSLGRRASSTAMWQVGPSSQTRELEQGSQCVARPDPFIQACASFCGPLSSPTSDLKPFTARLADFLVLAKVRQALGLARCQKPFYGAAPMSVETQHFFLGLNIRLYAGYGLSETSGPHFMSSPCNYRLCSSGKVMPGCRAKLADPDAGGVGEICLWGRNIFMGYLNMEAETREAIDDQGWLRTGDTGRLDAEGFLYVTGRIKELIITAGGENVPPVPLEEAVKRELPIISNAMLLGDQRKFLAMLLTLKCTVDPDTSDPTDNLTERAVEFCQSVGSTATTVSEVVGKDVAVYRAIEEGIQRVNRNAAARPYRIQKWALLGKDFSIPGGELGPTMKLKRFTVLEKYKDTIDSFYQEQK
- the ACSBG1 gene encoding long-chain-fatty-acid--CoA ligase ACSBG1 isoform X5 → MGRPQGLLSRLPPFGPRCVRKLSLNLPCQQGVRPDVRSSSLTAGQALPKGRLSHALKPSSAEKAKDGQADSPEEALWTTRADGRVRLRIDPSCPDPPHTVHQMFCETLGKYGDLSALGFKRQGSWENISYSQYYQLSRKAAKGFLKLGLEQTHSVAILGFNSPEWFFSAVGTVFAGGTVTGIYTTSSPEACQYIAHNSHADIIVVDTQEQLGKILKIWKNLPHLKAVVVYREPPAEKMANVYTMEQLLGLGSLVPEEALDTVIDAQQPNQRCVLIYTSGTTGPPKGVMLSQDNITWTARYGSQAGGIQPAEVQQEVVVSYLPLSHIAAQIYDLWTGIQWGAHVCFAEPNALKGSLISTLREVEPTSHLGVPRVWEKIMEGIQEVVAQSGFIRRKMLLWAMSVTLQHNLTSLGRRASSTAMWQVGPSSQTRELEQGSQCVARPDPFIQACASFCGPLSSPTSDLKPFTARLADFLVLAKVRQALGLARCQKPFYGAAPMSVETQHFFLGLNIRLYAGYGLSETSGPHFMSSPCNYRLCSSGKVMPGCRAKLADPDAGGVGEICLWGRNIFMGYLNMEAETREAIDDQGWLRTGDTGRLDAEGFLYVTGRIKELIITAGGENVPPVPLEEAVKRELPIISNAMLLGDQRKFLAMLLTLKCTVDPDTSDPTDNLTERAVEFCQSVGSTATTVSEVVGKDVAVYRAIEEGIQRVNRNAAARPYRIQKWALLGKDFSIPGGELGPTMKLKRFTVLEKYKDTIDSFYQEQK
- the ACSBG1 gene encoding long-chain-fatty-acid--CoA ligase ACSBG1 isoform X8, which produces MLEALLLRSASSILRTVSLTAGQALPKGRLSHALKPSSAEKAKDGQADSPEEALWTTRADGRVRLRIDPSCPDPPHTVHQMFCETLGKYGDLSALGFKRQGSWENISYSQYYQLSRKAAKGFLKLGLEQTHSVAILGFNSPEWFFSAVGTVFAGGTVTGIYTTSSPEACQYIAHNSHADIIVVDTQEQLGKILKIWKNLPHLKAVVVYREPPAEKMANVYTMEQLLGLGSLVPEEALDTVIDAQQPNQRCVLIYTSGTTGPPKGVMLSQDNITWTARYGSQAGGIQPAEVQQEVVVSYLPLSHIAAQIYDLWTGIQWGAHVCFAEPNALKGSLISTLREVEPTSHLGVPRVWEKIMEGIQEVVAQSGFIRRKMLLWAMSVTLQHNLTSLGRRASSTAMWQVGPSSQTRELEQGSQCVARPDPFIQACASFCGPLSSPTSDLKPFTARLADFLVLAKVRQALGLARCQKPFYGAAPMSVETQHFFLGLNIRLYAGYGLSETSGPHFMSSPCNYRLCSSGKVMPGCRAKLADPDAGGVGEICLWGRNIFMGYLNMEAETREAIDDQGWLRTGDTGRLDAEGFLYVTGRIKELIITAGGENVPPVPLEEAVKRELPIISNAMLLGDQRKFLAMLLTLKCTVDPDTSDPTDNLTERAVEFCQSVGSTATTVSEVVGKDVAVYRAIEEGIQRVNRNAAARPYRIQKWALLGKDFSIPGGELGPTMKLKRFTVLEKYKDTIDSFYQEQK
- the ACSBG1 gene encoding long-chain-fatty-acid--CoA ligase ACSBG1 isoform X6; translation: MPARSEAGCEKQLPDGRAGSPQRAPKPCSQALVCREGEGWPGGFSRWLSDQTGELPHTMGDTSVPLKAASPKALSGPEAWEVGPWRTRDPQGQAQASMIRAVAPHPAEEALWTTRADGRVRLRIDPSCPDPPHTVHQMFCETLGKYGDLSALGFKRQGSWENISYSQYYQLSRKAAKGFLKLGLEQTHSVAILGFNSPEWFFSAVGTVFAGGTVTGIYTTSSPEACQYIAHNSHADIIVVDTQEQLGKILKIWKNLPHLKAVVVYREPPAEKMANVYTMEQLLGLGSLVPEEALDTVIDAQQPNQRCVLIYTSGTTGPPKGVMLSQDNITWTARYGSQAGGIQPAEVQQEVVVSYLPLSHIAAQIYDLWTGIQWGAHVCFAEPNALKGSLISTLREVEPTSHLGVPRVWEKIMEGIQEVVAQSGFIRRKMLLWAMSVTLQHNLTSLGSDLKPFTARLADFLVLAKVRQALGLARCQKPFYGAAPMSVETQHFFLGLNIRLYAGYGLSETSGPHFMSSPCNYRLCSSGKVMPGCRAKLADPDAGGVGEICLWGRNIFMGYLNMEAETREAIDDQGWLRTGDTGRLDAEGFLYVTGRIKELIITAGGENVPPVPLEEAVKRELPIISNAMLLGDQRKFLAMLLTLKCTVDPDTSDPTDNLTERAVEFCQSVGSTATTVSEVVGKDVAVYRAIEEGIQRVNRNAAARPYRIQKWALLGKDFSIPGGELGPTMKLKRFTVLEKYKDTIDSFYQEQK